One genomic window of Glycine max cultivar Williams 82 chromosome 16, Glycine_max_v4.0, whole genome shotgun sequence includes the following:
- the LOC100803537 gene encoding transcription factor LAF1 gives MESQPLEKAKPKYRKGLWSPEEDNKLRNHIIKHGHGCWSSVPIKAGLQRNGKSCRLRWINYLRPGLKRGVFSKHEEDTIMVLHHMLGNKWSQIAQHLPGRTDNEIKNYWHSYLKKKEIKAKEMESDKEIQHASSSSDTMENSLSPQKLATQDPSYSLLENLDKSIAHNDNFFSQSYNFSKEACQSSLPLPKLLFSEWLSVDQVDGGSSVNSDDSLVLGNEFDQNSTFQEAIMHMLEENFGEEYHNSLIHSSTTEVYNSQLKSTNQVDGSDFINCIPGNELCSNFSLTNHAM, from the exons ATGGAGAGCCAGCCACTAGAAAAAGCAAAACCAAAATACAGAAAAGGCTTATGGTCACCTGAAGAAGATAATAAACTCAGAAACCATATCATTAAGCATGGTCATGGCTGCTGGAGCTCTGTCCCTATTAAGGCAG GCTTGCAAAGAAATGGGAAGAGCTGTAGACTAAGGTGGATTAACTACTTGAGGCCAGGATTGAAGAGAGGGGTGTTCAGCAAACATGAGGAAGATACAATCATGGTCCTACACCATATGTTAGGAAACAA GTGGTCTCAAATAGCACAGCATTTGCCAGGAAGGACTGACaatgagataaaaaattattggcattcatatttgaaaaagaaagagatcaAAGCCAAGGAAATGGAATCTGATAAAGAAATTCAGCATGCTAGCTCAAGTTCAGACACAATGGAAAACTCACTCTCTCCTCAGAAACTTGCAACACAAGATCCAAGTTATAGTTTGTTAGAAAACCTGGACAAATCAATAGCACACAATGATAACTTTTTCTCACAAAGCTATAACTTTTCCAAGGAGGCTTGTCAGAGTTCCCTACCATTACCAAAACTCCTATTTTCTGAGTGGCTTTCAGTGGATCAAGTAGATGGTGGAAGCTCAGTGAATTCTGATGATTCCTTGGTCTTGGGGAATGAATTTGATCAAAATTCAACTTTCCAAGAAGCTATAATGCATATGTTAGAAGAAAACTTTGGTGAAGAGTATCATAATAGTCTAATTCACAGTTCAACCACTGAGGTCTACAATTCACAACTAAAGTCAACAAATCAAGTGGATGGAAGTGACTTCATCAATTGTATTCCCGGGAATGAGTTGTGTAGCAATTTCAGCCTAACCAATCATGCTATGTAA
- the LOC100499700 gene encoding uncharacterized protein LOC100499700, producing MTEEQTKTAESESVTPPPAAAPSQAPPAAEAEHVPEAPKDVAEEKSVIPVPSSDDKPDESKALVLVEKTQEVAEVKPTEGSVNRDAVLARVATEKRLSLIKAWEESEKSKAENKAHKKLSSVSAWENSKKAAVEADLKKIEEELEKKKAEAAEKIKNKIAAIHKEAEERRAIIEAKKGEDLLKAEEQAAKYRATGTAPKKLLGCF from the exons atgacagaAGAACAAACCAAAACGGCTGAGTCAGAATCAGTGACACCACCACCTGCTGCTGCTCCTTCACAGGCTCCTCCAGCTGCTGAGGCTGAACATGTTCCTGAGGCTCCAAAGGATGTGGCTGAGGAGAAATCTGTAATTCCAGTGCCTTCTTCTGATGACAAACCTGATGAGTCCAAGGCTCTTGTCTTAGTTGAGA AGACTCAAGAAGTTGCCGAAGTGAAACCAACTGAGGGCTCTGTCAACCGAG ATGCAGTGCTTGCAAGAGTTGCAACTGAGAAGAGATTGTCACTAATCAAAGCATGGGAAGAaagtgaaaaatcaaaagctGAAAACAA GGCTCACAAAAAGCTTTCATCCGTTTCTGCATGGGAAAACAGCAAGAAAGCTGCTGTGGAGGCTGACCTGAAAAAGATTGAA GAAGAACTGGAGAAGAAAAAGGCAGAAGCTgcagaaaagataaaaaacaaaattgctgCAATCCACAAGGAAGCTGAAGAAAGAAGAGCAATAATTGAGGCAAAGAAAGGGGAAGATCTTCTTAAGGCAGAGGAACAAGCTGCAAAGTATAGAGCAACTGGAACAGCTCCAAAGAAACTCCTTGGTTGTTTCTAA